In one Bos mutus isolate GX-2022 chromosome 19, NWIPB_WYAK_1.1, whole genome shotgun sequence genomic region, the following are encoded:
- the C19H17orf107 gene encoding uncharacterized protein C17orf107 homolog, translating to MSHRAATGPLTSQTHLSAGVELLLAGPDGPPPGPIFLPALARPVATMKGTPSSLETLLWVYHFHSSTEVALQPPLLSSLELVAAAAHEYLEQRFRELKSLEPREPENPPARKPTLGLVLREAAASVVNFGATLLEISALWVQQELRLLDGGPGPGPDAGDPGGALARVAQAAGQGALQVGAAAGASARLLLQGAWLCLCGRGLQGSASFLQQWQRHLDLGTPGEPVSSR from the exons ATGAGCCACAGAGCGGCCACAGGTCCTCTGACCTCACAAACGCACCTCTCCGCAGGCGTGGAGCTGCTCCTGGCAGGGCCAGACGGTCCGCCCCCCGGCCCGATCTTTCTCCCCGCCCTCGCACGGCCAGTGGCAACCATGAAGGGGACCCCCAGTTCCCTGGAAACCCTGCTGTGGGTCTACCACTTCCACAGCTCCACGGAG GTGGCCCTCCAGCCCCCTCTTCTGTCTTCCCTGGAGCTCGTTGCGGCCGCAGCCCATGAATATCTGGAGCAGAGGTTCAGAGAACTGAAGTCCCTGGAGCCTCGAGAGCCGGAGAACCCGCCTGCCCGGAAGCCCACCCTGGGGCTAGTGCTAAGAGAAGCCGCGGCCAGCGTAGTGAACTTCGGGGCCACCTTGTTAGAG ATCTCAGCCCTGTGGGTGCAGCAGGAGCTACGGCTACTAGACGGCGGCCCGGGTCCGGGCCCAGACGCTGGGGATCCGGGTGGAGCCCTGGCCCGGGTAGCCCAGGCCGCGGGGCAGGGGGCTCTGCAAGTGGGGGCTGCAGCAGGCGCGAGCGCCCGGCTCCTGCTCCAGGGGGCCTGGCTATGCCTGTGTGGACGAGGTCTGCAGGGGTCAGCCTCATTCCTGCAACAGTGGCAACGCCATCTGGACCTCGGAACCCCTGGGGAACCGGTGAGTTCAAGATGA
- the CHRNE gene encoding acetylcholine receptor subunit epsilon isoform X1, with product MDTLLLPNSTGRNCICVTLAGLWVVLSVAGKGCHLHRAADSEDTSAVLKAGPSTPPLPGRGEGKNEELRLYHYLFDTYDPGRRPVQEPEDTVTISLKVTLTNLISLNEKEETLTTSVWIGIDWQDYRLNYSKGDFGGVETLRVPSELVWLPEIVLENNIDGQFGVAYEANVLVSEGGYVSWLPPAIYRSTCAVEVTYFPFDWQNCSLVFRSQTYNAEEVEFVFAVDDEGKTISKIDIDTEAYTENGEWAIDFCPGVIRRHDGDSAGGPGETDVIYSLIIRRKPLFYVINIIVPCVLISGLVLLAYFLPAQAGGQKCTVSINVLLAQTVFLFLIAQKTPETSLSVPLLGRYLIFVMVVATLIVMNCVIVLNVSLRTPTTHAMSPRLRHVLLELLPQLLGSGAPPEIPRAASPPRRASSLGLLLRAEELILKKPRSELVFEQQRHRHGTWTGERTDPSGPRGAPSRARFLITHPGSPPPATLCQNLGAAAPEIRCCVDAVNFVASSTRDQEATGEEVSDWVRMGKALDSICFWAALVLFLVGSSLIFLGAYFNRVPQLPYPPCM from the exons ATGGACACTCTGCTTTTGCCGAACTCTACTGGCAGAAACTGCATTTGTGTGACCTTGGCTGGGTTATGGGTGGTGCTGAGTGTAGCAGGCAAGGGATGTCACCTGCACAGGGCAGCTGACTCAGAGGATACCAGTGCAGTGTTGAAAGCAGGACCTTCCACACCCCCTCTGCCAG GCAGAGGTGAGGGGAAGAATGAGGAGCTGCGCCTTTACCACTACCTCTTCGACACCTATGACCCAGGACgccggccagtgcaggagcccGAGGACACTGTCACCATCTCCCTCAAAGTCACCCTGACCAACCTCATCTCCCTG AACGAGAAAGAAGAGACCCTCACCACCAGCGTCTGGATTGGAATC GACTGGCAAGATTACCGACTCAACTACAGCAAGGGCGACTTTGGGGGCGTAGAAACCCTGCGGGTCCCTTCAGAACTCGTATGGCTGCCAGAGATTGTGCTGGAAAACAA TATCGACGGCCAGTTCGGGGTGGCCTACGAGGCCAATGTGCTGGTCTCTGAGGGCGGCTACGTGAGCTGGTTGCCCCCGGCCATCTATCGCAGTACCTGCGCCGTGGAGGTCACCTACTTCCCTTTCGACTGGCAGAACTGCTCGCTCGTTTTCCG CTCCCAGACGTACAATGCCGAAGAGGTGGAGTTTGTCTTTGCGGTGGACGACGAGGGCAAGACCATCAGCAAGATCGATATCGATACTGAGGCCTATACTG AGAACGGCGAGTGGGCCATCGACTTCTGTCCCGGGGTGATCCGCCGCCACGACGGTGACTCTGCGGGTGGCCCAGGGGAAACTGACGTCATCTACTCGCTCATTATTCGCCGGAAGCCACTATTCTACGTTATTAACATCATCGTGCCCTGCGTGCTCATCTCGGGCCTGGTGCTGCTCGCCTACTTCCTGCCCGCGCAGG CCGGCGGCCAGAAATGCACCGTTTCCATCAACGTCCTGCTCGCCCAGACCGTCTTCTTGTTCCTGATTGCCCAGAAAACCCCAGAGACATCTCTGAGCGTGCCGCTGTTGGGCAG GTACCTCATTTTCGTCATGGTGGTCGCCACACTCATTGTCATGAATTGCGTCATCGTGCTCAACGTGTCATTGCGGACGCCCACCACTCACGCCATGTCCCCGCGACTGCGCCAC GTGTTGCTGGAGCTGCTACCCCAGCTCCTGGGCTCCGGCGCGCCCCCCGAGATTCCCCGAGCTGCCTCGCCCCCAAGGAGGGCGTCGTCCCTGGGCCTCCTGCTCCGCGCGGAGGAGCTGATACTGAAAAAGCCGCGGAGCGAACTGGTATTTGAGCAGCAGAGGCACCGGCACGGAACCTGGACGGGTGAGCGGACTGACCCGAGTGGGCCAAGGGGGGCGCCTTCAAGGGCTAGGTTCTTGATCACCCACCCCGGGTCGCCCCCACCAGCTACCCTCTGCCAGAACCTGGGCGCTGCCGCCCCCGAGATCCGCTGCTGTGTGGATGCCGTGAACTTCGTGGCTTCAAGCACTCGGGACCAGGAAGCCACTGGCGAG GAGGTGTCCGACTGGGTGCGCATGGGGAAGGCCCTTGACAGCATCTGCTTCTGGGCTGCTCTGGTGCTCTTCCTCGTGGGCTCCAGCCTCATCTTCCTCGGAGCCTACTTCAACCGAGTGCCTCAGCTGCCCTACCCGCCATGTATGTAG
- the CHRNE gene encoding acetylcholine receptor subunit epsilon isoform X2, giving the protein MAGALLCALLLLQLLGRGEGKNEELRLYHYLFDTYDPGRRPVQEPEDTVTISLKVTLTNLISLNEKEETLTTSVWIGIDWQDYRLNYSKGDFGGVETLRVPSELVWLPEIVLENNIDGQFGVAYEANVLVSEGGYVSWLPPAIYRSTCAVEVTYFPFDWQNCSLVFRSQTYNAEEVEFVFAVDDEGKTISKIDIDTEAYTENGEWAIDFCPGVIRRHDGDSAGGPGETDVIYSLIIRRKPLFYVINIIVPCVLISGLVLLAYFLPAQAGGQKCTVSINVLLAQTVFLFLIAQKTPETSLSVPLLGRYLIFVMVVATLIVMNCVIVLNVSLRTPTTHAMSPRLRHVLLELLPQLLGSGAPPEIPRAASPPRRASSLGLLLRAEELILKKPRSELVFEQQRHRHGTWTGERTDPSGPRGAPSRARFLITHPGSPPPATLCQNLGAAAPEIRCCVDAVNFVASSTRDQEATGEEVSDWVRMGKALDSICFWAALVLFLVGSSLIFLGAYFNRVPQLPYPPCM; this is encoded by the exons ATGGCAGGGGCTCTGCTCTGCGCCCTGCTCCTCTTGCAGCTCCTCG GCAGAGGTGAGGGGAAGAATGAGGAGCTGCGCCTTTACCACTACCTCTTCGACACCTATGACCCAGGACgccggccagtgcaggagcccGAGGACACTGTCACCATCTCCCTCAAAGTCACCCTGACCAACCTCATCTCCCTG AACGAGAAAGAAGAGACCCTCACCACCAGCGTCTGGATTGGAATC GACTGGCAAGATTACCGACTCAACTACAGCAAGGGCGACTTTGGGGGCGTAGAAACCCTGCGGGTCCCTTCAGAACTCGTATGGCTGCCAGAGATTGTGCTGGAAAACAA TATCGACGGCCAGTTCGGGGTGGCCTACGAGGCCAATGTGCTGGTCTCTGAGGGCGGCTACGTGAGCTGGTTGCCCCCGGCCATCTATCGCAGTACCTGCGCCGTGGAGGTCACCTACTTCCCTTTCGACTGGCAGAACTGCTCGCTCGTTTTCCG CTCCCAGACGTACAATGCCGAAGAGGTGGAGTTTGTCTTTGCGGTGGACGACGAGGGCAAGACCATCAGCAAGATCGATATCGATACTGAGGCCTATACTG AGAACGGCGAGTGGGCCATCGACTTCTGTCCCGGGGTGATCCGCCGCCACGACGGTGACTCTGCGGGTGGCCCAGGGGAAACTGACGTCATCTACTCGCTCATTATTCGCCGGAAGCCACTATTCTACGTTATTAACATCATCGTGCCCTGCGTGCTCATCTCGGGCCTGGTGCTGCTCGCCTACTTCCTGCCCGCGCAGG CCGGCGGCCAGAAATGCACCGTTTCCATCAACGTCCTGCTCGCCCAGACCGTCTTCTTGTTCCTGATTGCCCAGAAAACCCCAGAGACATCTCTGAGCGTGCCGCTGTTGGGCAG GTACCTCATTTTCGTCATGGTGGTCGCCACACTCATTGTCATGAATTGCGTCATCGTGCTCAACGTGTCATTGCGGACGCCCACCACTCACGCCATGTCCCCGCGACTGCGCCAC GTGTTGCTGGAGCTGCTACCCCAGCTCCTGGGCTCCGGCGCGCCCCCCGAGATTCCCCGAGCTGCCTCGCCCCCAAGGAGGGCGTCGTCCCTGGGCCTCCTGCTCCGCGCGGAGGAGCTGATACTGAAAAAGCCGCGGAGCGAACTGGTATTTGAGCAGCAGAGGCACCGGCACGGAACCTGGACGGGTGAGCGGACTGACCCGAGTGGGCCAAGGGGGGCGCCTTCAAGGGCTAGGTTCTTGATCACCCACCCCGGGTCGCCCCCACCAGCTACCCTCTGCCAGAACCTGGGCGCTGCCGCCCCCGAGATCCGCTGCTGTGTGGATGCCGTGAACTTCGTGGCTTCAAGCACTCGGGACCAGGAAGCCACTGGCGAG GAGGTGTCCGACTGGGTGCGCATGGGGAAGGCCCTTGACAGCATCTGCTTCTGGGCTGCTCTGGTGCTCTTCCTCGTGGGCTCCAGCCTCATCTTCCTCGGAGCCTACTTCAACCGAGTGCCTCAGCTGCCCTACCCGCCATGTATGTAG
- the CHRNE gene encoding acetylcholine receptor subunit epsilon isoform X3 produces MAGALLCALLLLQLLGRGEGKNEELRLYHYLFDTYDPGRRPVQEPEDTVTISLKVTLTNLISLNEKEETLTTSVWIGIDWQDYRLNYSKGDFGGVETLRVPSELVWLPEIVLENNIDGQFGVAYEANVLVSEGGYVSWLPPAIYRSTCAVEVTYFPFDWQNCSLVFRSQTYNAEEVEFVFAVDDEGKTISKIDIDTEAYTENGEWAIDFCPGVIRRHDGDSAGGPGETDVIYSLIIRRKPLFYVINIIVPCVLISGLVLLAYFLPAQAGGQKCTVSINVLLAQTVFLFLIAQKTPETSLSVPLLGRYLIFVMVVATLIVMNCVIVLNVSLRTPTTHAMSPRLRHVLLELLPQLLGSGAPPEIPRAASPPRRASSLGLLLRAEELILKKPRSELVFEQQRHRHGTWTATLCQNLGAAAPEIRCCVDAVNFVASSTRDQEATGEEVSDWVRMGKALDSICFWAALVLFLVGSSLIFLGAYFNRVPQLPYPPCM; encoded by the exons ATGGCAGGGGCTCTGCTCTGCGCCCTGCTCCTCTTGCAGCTCCTCG GCAGAGGTGAGGGGAAGAATGAGGAGCTGCGCCTTTACCACTACCTCTTCGACACCTATGACCCAGGACgccggccagtgcaggagcccGAGGACACTGTCACCATCTCCCTCAAAGTCACCCTGACCAACCTCATCTCCCTG AACGAGAAAGAAGAGACCCTCACCACCAGCGTCTGGATTGGAATC GACTGGCAAGATTACCGACTCAACTACAGCAAGGGCGACTTTGGGGGCGTAGAAACCCTGCGGGTCCCTTCAGAACTCGTATGGCTGCCAGAGATTGTGCTGGAAAACAA TATCGACGGCCAGTTCGGGGTGGCCTACGAGGCCAATGTGCTGGTCTCTGAGGGCGGCTACGTGAGCTGGTTGCCCCCGGCCATCTATCGCAGTACCTGCGCCGTGGAGGTCACCTACTTCCCTTTCGACTGGCAGAACTGCTCGCTCGTTTTCCG CTCCCAGACGTACAATGCCGAAGAGGTGGAGTTTGTCTTTGCGGTGGACGACGAGGGCAAGACCATCAGCAAGATCGATATCGATACTGAGGCCTATACTG AGAACGGCGAGTGGGCCATCGACTTCTGTCCCGGGGTGATCCGCCGCCACGACGGTGACTCTGCGGGTGGCCCAGGGGAAACTGACGTCATCTACTCGCTCATTATTCGCCGGAAGCCACTATTCTACGTTATTAACATCATCGTGCCCTGCGTGCTCATCTCGGGCCTGGTGCTGCTCGCCTACTTCCTGCCCGCGCAGG CCGGCGGCCAGAAATGCACCGTTTCCATCAACGTCCTGCTCGCCCAGACCGTCTTCTTGTTCCTGATTGCCCAGAAAACCCCAGAGACATCTCTGAGCGTGCCGCTGTTGGGCAG GTACCTCATTTTCGTCATGGTGGTCGCCACACTCATTGTCATGAATTGCGTCATCGTGCTCAACGTGTCATTGCGGACGCCCACCACTCACGCCATGTCCCCGCGACTGCGCCAC GTGTTGCTGGAGCTGCTACCCCAGCTCCTGGGCTCCGGCGCGCCCCCCGAGATTCCCCGAGCTGCCTCGCCCCCAAGGAGGGCGTCGTCCCTGGGCCTCCTGCTCCGCGCGGAGGAGCTGATACTGAAAAAGCCGCGGAGCGAACTGGTATTTGAGCAGCAGAGGCACCGGCACGGAACCTGGACGG CTACCCTCTGCCAGAACCTGGGCGCTGCCGCCCCCGAGATCCGCTGCTGTGTGGATGCCGTGAACTTCGTGGCTTCAAGCACTCGGGACCAGGAAGCCACTGGCGAG GAGGTGTCCGACTGGGTGCGCATGGGGAAGGCCCTTGACAGCATCTGCTTCTGGGCTGCTCTGGTGCTCTTCCTCGTGGGCTCCAGCCTCATCTTCCTCGGAGCCTACTTCAACCGAGTGCCTCAGCTGCCCTACCCGCCATGTATGTAG